One Sulfurihydrogenibium subterraneum DSM 15120 DNA segment encodes these proteins:
- the hypF gene encoding carbamoyltransferase HypF, with translation MIKRAIIKLTGAVQGVGFRPFVYNLARRYRLNGFVLNDGKGVFIEVEGEEKVIKDFILSIHNEKPRLANIFSQSVEFSEELKNYEDFKILESNSNTEKNVFILPDISTCDECLRELYDPSDRRYMYPFINCTNCGPRFSIIEKLPYDRENTTMKKFKMCPECKREYTDPSNRRFHAQPNACPVCGPEIFLYTKDKQLIAKSLEAIEILKSLILKGKIVAVKGIGGFHLVCDATNDTSVSTLRERKKRFEKPFAVMFKDLETIKKYGEPSDFDEILITSAEKPIVLIKKRENTDLSDKIAPDIDKIGVFLPYSPIHHLLLTITGKPLVMTSANLSDEPIVKDNDEAFEKLSNFTDYILVHNRDIKNRVDDSVVFSVKDKMFFIRKSRGYAPLPVKLPFKLKNKVLAVGGHQKVTIALGIDDKAFISQHIGDLETVSSRQNFEEIINTFFELYNFFPDVVVSDLHPFYYSTKWAKEFTSNFDIKLIQVQHHYAHALSLMADNQIQNEKILAVCWDGTGYGADGNLWGGEFLVCDYTGFNRVFHFDYFKLLGGEKAVKEPKRVALSILFKIFGKDVLNLNPTPVREVSEKQIESFYTIWEKGLKSPLSSSVGRLFDAVASLLNIRQTLSYEGQSGMIMEKFYDHTVKDHYSYEIKNGLIKYDNTFIDLIFDKSEVSVKVSRFINTLVRIILDVSKEFDLPVGFSGGVFQNRVLLNLLIEKGNKKKFLYHKNVPPNDGGISLGQVQVVYNQFL, from the coding sequence TTGATTAAGAGAGCTATAATAAAGCTTACTGGAGCTGTTCAAGGAGTTGGCTTTAGACCTTTTGTATACAATCTGGCTAGGAGATATAGACTGAATGGATTTGTGTTAAATGACGGTAAAGGCGTATTTATAGAGGTGGAAGGAGAGGAAAAAGTTATAAAAGATTTTATCCTTTCTATACATAATGAAAAACCAAGACTTGCTAACATATTTTCTCAATCTGTAGAATTTTCTGAAGAATTAAAAAATTACGAAGATTTTAAAATTTTAGAAAGTAATTCTAATACTGAAAAAAACGTTTTTATACTTCCAGATATATCCACGTGTGATGAATGTTTAAGAGAGTTGTACGACCCATCAGATAGAAGATACATGTATCCTTTTATAAACTGTACAAACTGTGGTCCCAGATTTTCAATTATAGAAAAGCTCCCTTATGATAGAGAAAACACCACAATGAAAAAGTTTAAAATGTGTCCTGAATGTAAAAGAGAATATACAGACCCATCAAACAGAAGATTTCATGCTCAACCAAATGCCTGTCCTGTGTGCGGTCCTGAAATTTTTCTTTATACAAAGGATAAGCAACTTATAGCAAAGTCGTTAGAGGCTATAGAAATACTAAAAAGTTTAATTCTTAAAGGAAAAATAGTCGCAGTTAAAGGTATAGGCGGATTCCATCTCGTGTGTGATGCTACAAATGACACATCTGTCTCTACATTAAGAGAGAGAAAGAAAAGATTTGAGAAGCCTTTTGCAGTAATGTTTAAAGATTTAGAAACTATAAAAAAATATGGAGAACCCTCTGATTTTGATGAAATTTTAATAACTTCTGCAGAAAAACCGATAGTCTTAATAAAAAAGAGAGAAAATACTGATTTATCAGATAAAATAGCCCCTGATATAGATAAAATAGGTGTTTTTTTACCTTACTCACCTATACACCATTTACTTTTGACAATTACAGGAAAACCTCTTGTAATGACTTCTGCAAACCTTTCTGATGAGCCAATTGTAAAAGATAACGATGAAGCCTTTGAGAAACTTTCAAACTTTACAGATTACATTCTTGTACATAACAGAGATATAAAAAACAGAGTAGATGATTCTGTAGTTTTTTCTGTTAAAGATAAGATGTTCTTTATACGTAAAAGTAGAGGATATGCACCACTTCCAGTTAAATTACCTTTTAAACTCAAAAATAAAGTTTTAGCAGTAGGAGGACACCAAAAAGTAACTATAGCCTTAGGAATAGATGATAAAGCTTTTATTTCTCAACATATAGGAGACCTAGAAACAGTATCTTCTCGGCAAAATTTTGAAGAAATTATAAATACTTTCTTTGAATTATATAATTTTTTCCCTGACGTGGTAGTATCAGACTTACATCCTTTTTATTATTCAACAAAATGGGCAAAAGAATTTACATCTAACTTTGATATAAAATTAATTCAAGTTCAACACCATTACGCCCATGCTTTATCTTTAATGGCTGATAACCAGATTCAAAACGAAAAAATACTTGCTGTTTGTTGGGATGGAACAGGATACGGAGCTGACGGCAACCTCTGGGGAGGGGAGTTCTTGGTCTGTGATTACACAGGGTTTAATAGAGTATTTCATTTTGATTATTTTAAACTGCTTGGAGGAGAAAAAGCGGTAAAAGAGCCAAAAAGAGTAGCTCTGTCAATCTTGTTTAAAATTTTCGGAAAAGATGTTTTAAATTTAAACCCGACACCGGTAAGAGAGGTTTCTGAAAAACAAATAGAAAGCTTTTATACTATATGGGAAAAAGGATTAAAAAGCCCATTGTCTTCCTCCGTTGGAAGACTTTTTGATGCTGTAGCGTCATTGTTAAATATACGCCAGACTTTGTCTTACGAAGGGCAGTCTGGTATGATAATGGAAAAGTTTTACGATCATACTGTAAAAGACCATTACTCATATGAAATAAAAAATGGACTAATAAAATACGATAATACTTTTATAGATTTGATATTTGACAAAAGTGAAGTATCAGTAAAAGTTTCAAGATTTATAAATACGCTTGTTAGAATTATTTTAGACGTTTCAAAAGAGTTTGACCTGCCAGTAGGGTTTTCAGGAGGAGTTTTCCAAAACAGAGTTCTATTAAATCTTTTGATCGAAAAAGGTAATAAGAAGAAATTTCTATATCATAAAAACGTACCTCCTAACGATGGAGGAATATCTTTAGGTCAAGTTCAAGTTGTATATAATCAGTTTTTATAA
- a CDS encoding acylphosphatase, with translation MDEITLEIKIPYPYQNDIFLPLVKRIGQKENVKGYVERTSEGIKIVVSSNEDKIKTFMETLGSKLPLSFFMNDASVNVLEEEILIEDFYIKNKTLNILPVNYGLCPSCTQELLDPNSRRYLYPFISCNFCGFQYSYLFHYPFDRNNTIFKYFQMCENCQQEYNSKDSFRYKYPLTSCYECFVPISFYEGNEEILSLNSQANINILLKLAEYIKNGKDVVVKTLNGYKSICKQFRADSYILITNMENINNIAYLSNKEIKLLASIEKPLVKLQLKEEFSRKENINLNFWYAKLPDDPILVSLSDFLKKKGIDYVFVNEKNYSYEAPRLDFDVKIENPQKELKVAVVQGITLILEGERGLFPAVLKLNKDVEKTVKYIDLGCTKIGKNEYLIDKIDKIKELGKNEIIELDNYNPYKLAILSVIAEHNLFDESVVCIYLSKKFESVIAIKKSDIKPLIKVLPLKYFKNENQIISSVLNEISNLSPEYDRLVKRYIEKFNPNVENKDLNESLGFTNGLKSIFNIMGKILNIGDVDTIESFALDFKTSRGLMVDFVIREDKGSFYIDWQKALASLMSYRLAGDDEKIISFSMIEGFSEFIENQVSKISTKFDTKNVIITGDFLSNTVLTGRILKHLSRYNLFTNKLLSVSQENFVLGGMFID, from the coding sequence ATGGATGAGATTACATTGGAAATTAAAATACCATATCCATATCAAAATGATATATTTTTACCTTTGGTAAAAAGAATTGGACAGAAAGAAAATGTAAAAGGTTATGTTGAAAGAACTTCAGAAGGAATAAAGATTGTAGTATCATCAAATGAGGATAAAATAAAGACATTTATGGAGACATTAGGTTCAAAACTGCCTCTATCTTTTTTTATGAATGATGCTTCCGTAAATGTTTTAGAGGAAGAAATCCTAATTGAAGATTTTTACATAAAAAACAAAACTTTAAATATTCTTCCAGTAAATTATGGTCTTTGTCCCTCTTGTACTCAGGAGCTCTTAGATCCAAACAGTAGAAGATACCTGTATCCTTTTATATCCTGTAATTTTTGTGGTTTTCAGTACAGTTATCTGTTTCATTATCCATTTGATAGAAACAATACGATTTTTAAATACTTTCAAATGTGTGAAAATTGTCAACAAGAGTATAACTCAAAAGATAGTTTTAGATATAAGTATCCTCTTACATCTTGTTATGAATGTTTTGTACCTATATCATTTTATGAAGGCAATGAAGAAATCTTATCTTTAAATTCTCAAGCAAATATAAACATACTTTTAAAGTTAGCAGAGTATATAAAAAACGGCAAAGATGTTGTGGTAAAAACTTTAAACGGGTATAAATCTATCTGTAAACAATTTAGAGCAGATTCGTATATCTTAATAACAAATATGGAAAATATAAACAATATTGCGTACTTATCAAACAAAGAAATAAAGCTACTTGCTTCAATAGAAAAACCTCTGGTAAAACTACAACTTAAAGAAGAATTCTCTAGAAAAGAGAATATTAACTTAAATTTTTGGTATGCTAAACTTCCTGATGATCCCATACTAGTATCATTATCTGACTTTTTAAAGAAAAAAGGAATAGATTATGTGTTTGTAAATGAAAAAAATTATTCTTATGAAGCTCCCAGATTAGATTTTGATGTAAAAATAGAAAATCCTCAAAAAGAGCTTAAAGTGGCTGTCGTTCAAGGTATAACTTTAATTTTAGAAGGAGAGAGAGGTTTATTCCCTGCTGTTTTAAAATTAAATAAAGATGTAGAAAAAACCGTTAAATATATAGATTTGGGATGTACAAAAATAGGTAAGAATGAATATCTTATAGATAAGATAGATAAAATTAAAGAGTTAGGAAAGAATGAAATTATAGAGTTGGATAATTACAATCCATATAAACTAGCCATACTGTCTGTTATAGCAGAACATAACCTTTTTGATGAATCAGTTGTCTGTATATATCTCTCAAAGAAATTTGAAAGTGTGATAGCAATAAAAAAATCAGATATAAAACCTCTTATAAAAGTACTTCCTTTAAAGTACTTTAAAAATGAGAATCAAATAATATCTTCAGTGTTAAATGAAATATCAAATCTTTCACCGGAGTACGACAGATTAGTAAAAAGGTACATAGAAAAATTCAATCCTAATGTAGAGAATAAAGATTTGAATGAGAGTTTAGGATTTACCAATGGATTAAAATCTATTTTTAATATTATGGGAAAAATCCTTAATATAGGGGATGTGGATACAATAGAAAGCTTTGCCTTAGATTTTAAAACTTCAAGAGGGCTTATGGTAGATTTTGTAATTAGAGAAGATAAGGGATCTTTTTACATAGATTGGCAAAAGGCGTTGGCTAGTTTGATGTCTTATAGATTAGCTGGAGATGATGAAAAAATAATCTCTTTTTCAATGATAGAAGGATTTTCAGAGTTTATAGAAAACCAAGTAAGTAAAATATCCACAAAGTTTGATACTAAAAACGTAATTATTACGGGAGACTTTTTAAGTAATACAGTCTTAACAGGTAGAATTTTAAAACATCTTAGCAGATATAACTTATTTACAAATAAACTACTTTCTGTTAGTCAAGAAAATTTTGTCTTGGGTGGAATGTTTATTGATTAA
- a CDS encoding HyaD/HybD family hydrogenase maturation endopeptidase — protein MKIAVLGVGNILFKDEGFGVFAVKYLQQNYRFNPEISLIDGGTGGFKLIEYFQDYDYVILLDVISVNDRAGSIYRIEGENLAGLSYYHQTAHEVEVLQMIDLAALGGKSAKVIVLGVVPEDITKTEIGLTLTLENVFHPFINLVLKELENLGVNYEKINDKSIQDVVIDFIGSYNNLRSF, from the coding sequence ATGAAGATAGCAGTTTTAGGAGTAGGAAATATACTTTTTAAAGATGAAGGTTTTGGCGTTTTTGCCGTTAAATATTTACAACAAAACTACAGATTCAATCCTGAAATATCACTAATAGATGGAGGAACTGGAGGCTTTAAACTTATTGAGTACTTTCAAGATTATGACTATGTAATCTTACTTGATGTTATCTCTGTTAATGATAGGGCAGGTTCTATCTATAGAATAGAGGGAGAAAATCTTGCAGGATTATCATATTATCACCAAACAGCTCATGAGGTTGAAGTACTTCAGATGATTGATCTTGCAGCATTGGGAGGTAAGTCTGCAAAAGTAATCGTTTTAGGAGTAGTTCCAGAAGACATAACAAAAACAGAAATAGGATTAACATTAACTTTAGAAAATGTATTTCATCCTTTTATAAATCTTGTACTTAAAGAACTCGAAAATTTAGGAGTTAATTATGAGAAAATAAACGATAAATCTATTCAAGATGTTGTCATTGATTTTATAGGGTCATACAACAATTTAAGGAGTTTTTAG
- a CDS encoding cytochrome b/b6 domain-containing protein produces MSEKLIPVKRMTVTMRIIHWTNVFCIITAVITGLYIANPYYQALISEPAAYKFVMAYNRFLHFMAALLLDIVSVVIAYLYFRSNFERYAYKLIPTKQNINEFKEVFLNLITLNRRKNFDSSHADSFNIVWFTVLHLMLVLMLFTGFQMYVAGLGSGLSSIGSWWPWLLHITTDWTLWVFGGLAGVRLVHHFTMYLILAWVMFHIYYQVWRTIFWKEGDIAIVFGGYKFKRVKE; encoded by the coding sequence ATGTCTGAAAAGTTAATTCCCGTAAAAAGAATGACTGTTACGATGAGAATAATACACTGGACTAATGTTTTTTGTATTATTACAGCTGTAATAACAGGTCTTTACATAGCTAATCCATACTATCAGGCTTTAATATCTGAACCAGCAGCTTACAAGTTTGTTATGGCTTATAACAGATTTCTCCATTTTATGGCTGCTCTTTTATTGGATATTGTCTCTGTAGTTATAGCATACTTATACTTTAGAAGTAACTTTGAAAGGTATGCTTATAAGTTAATACCAACTAAACAAAATATTAACGAATTTAAAGAAGTTTTCCTAAATCTTATAACTCTAAACAGAAGAAAAAATTTTGATAGCTCTCATGCTGACAGCTTCAATATCGTTTGGTTTACAGTTTTACATCTAATGTTAGTGTTAATGTTATTTACAGGATTTCAGATGTACGTTGCCGGTTTAGGAAGTGGTCTTTCTTCTATAGGTAGTTGGTGGCCATGGCTTCTTCACATTACAACTGACTGGACTTTGTGGGTATTTGGTGGGCTTGCTGGAGTTAGATTGGTTCACCATTTTACAATGTATTTAATCCTTGCTTGGGTAATGTTTCATATCTACTATCAAGTGTGGAGAACTATATTCTGGAAAGAAGGAGATATTGCTATAGTCTTTGGTGGTTACAAATTTAAAAGAGTTAAGGAATAA
- a CDS encoding nickel-dependent hydrogenase large subunit — MSKRLVVDPITRIEGHLRIEVVLDENNRIVDAYSSSTMWRGIETILKGRDARDCGLIAMRICGVCTGVHYWTSIKAVEHALGITPPTNARLVRNLIEGSLYIHDHVVHFYHLHALDWVDIVSALKADPYKAAKEAENYSENPWYNSPTQYKAIQERLKKFVESGRLGPFANAYWGNKSYKFTPEQNLIATAHYLEALEAQRWMAQMMAIYGGKNPHPQSIVVGGVTCVQDIKNPARAALFKELLLKSRDFVLRAYIPDIIMAGQVYKDEALNGVGAGLGNYLVYGDFPLDDNPHYKAKLLFSSGIVVNKDLTKVIPFDQSKVTEDVTHSWYKYENTDKPLHPFDGQTNPNYTGFDENGLLKVNEKYSWIKSPIYDDIRVEVGPLARMIVGYASGNERIKNYVDKALKVAGLPLQALFSTVGRTAARAIETWMISDVMIEWIDQLASNAAKGNLDTWTKFDYDKLTKGKELKGYGLTEAPRGALGHWVRIVDGKVANYQAVVPSTWNAGPRDYKGRMGAYESSLVSNITLSNPDQPLEILRTVHSFDPCIACAVHVLDTKGREIAQYKIDPISGGMCYV; from the coding sequence ATGTCTAAAAGATTAGTAGTAGACCCAATTACAAGGATTGAAGGACATCTTAGAATAGAAGTAGTTTTAGATGAAAATAATAGAATTGTCGATGCTTACAGTTCTTCAACTATGTGGAGAGGAATAGAAACCATCCTTAAAGGTAGAGATGCGAGAGATTGTGGACTTATAGCTATGAGAATATGTGGTGTTTGTACAGGTGTACATTACTGGACAAGTATAAAAGCTGTTGAACACGCATTGGGCATAACACCTCCAACAAACGCAAGATTGGTGAGGAATCTGATAGAAGGCTCATTGTATATTCACGATCACGTTGTTCATTTTTATCATTTACATGCCCTTGATTGGGTAGATATCGTTTCAGCTTTAAAAGCAGACCCTTACAAAGCTGCAAAAGAAGCAGAAAATTATTCAGAAAATCCTTGGTATAACTCACCAACTCAGTATAAAGCAATACAGGAGAGACTTAAAAAGTTTGTAGAATCTGGAAGATTAGGACCTTTTGCAAATGCGTACTGGGGAAACAAATCTTATAAATTTACTCCTGAACAGAACCTGATAGCAACTGCACACTATCTTGAAGCTTTGGAAGCTCAAAGATGGATGGCTCAAATGATGGCGATATATGGTGGTAAAAACCCTCATCCACAATCAATAGTAGTAGGTGGTGTAACGTGTGTTCAAGATATTAAAAACCCTGCAAGAGCAGCATTATTTAAAGAACTTCTTTTAAAGTCAAGAGACTTTGTTTTGAGAGCTTATATACCTGATATTATAATGGCTGGACAAGTTTATAAAGATGAGGCTTTAAACGGTGTGGGAGCTGGTCTTGGAAACTACCTTGTTTACGGAGATTTTCCATTAGATGATAATCCTCACTATAAAGCTAAACTTCTATTTTCCTCAGGAATTGTAGTCAATAAAGATTTAACAAAAGTCATTCCTTTTGATCAATCTAAGGTTACAGAAGATGTTACACACAGTTGGTACAAATATGAAAATACAGATAAACCATTACATCCTTTTGATGGTCAAACAAATCCTAATTACACAGGGTTTGATGAAAATGGCTTATTAAAAGTCAATGAAAAGTATTCATGGATAAAATCTCCTATATACGATGATATAAGAGTAGAGGTTGGACCACTTGCAAGAATGATTGTTGGATACGCATCAGGAAATGAAAGAATTAAAAACTATGTAGATAAAGCTTTAAAAGTTGCTGGATTACCTCTTCAAGCGCTCTTTTCAACTGTAGGAAGAACCGCTGCACGAGCTATAGAAACATGGATGATATCCGATGTAATGATAGAATGGATAGATCAGCTTGCATCTAATGCAGCGAAAGGAAACCTTGATACATGGACTAAATTTGATTATGACAAATTAACTAAAGGAAAAGAGTTAAAAGGTTATGGACTTACAGAAGCTCCAAGAGGTGCTTTGGGACACTGGGTGAGAATTGTTGATGGAAAAGTTGCAAATTATCAAGCGGTTGTCCCTTCCACTTGGAATGCAGGACCAAGAGATTACAAAGGAAGAATGGGTGCATATGAAAGTTCTTTAGTTTCAAACATAACACTCTCTAATCCAGATCAGCCGTTAGAAATATTGAGAACAGTACACTCATTTGACCCTTGTATAGCCTGTGCTGTACATGTATTAGATACAAAAGGCAGAGAAATTGCACAGTATAAAATAGATCCAATATCCGGAGGTATGTGTTATGTCTGA
- a CDS encoding hydrogenase small subunit has product MEFFRRDFLREMFIKPTNLIDTNKGKEYYDQLYKKAEERLNWLKSQKPVREDDIKFDEYLSMWDISRRDFFKWVSMMTATLMLPPSFEPLVAQAAEVMNRVPVIWINIQDCDGNTEALIRSSAPTVDELILDYLSIEYQETLMAAAGDQAEKCLEDAVKTFKGQYLLFVEGSIPVKMEYAFTTGRHPETGVQRVRRLAKDAKAVIAVGACASFGGVPAAYPNPTGAVGVMDVVSGVPVVNIPACPANPVNIVGVIMHYVLTGSLPELDSLKRPKFAFGYRIHDNCERRAHFDAGEFVEEWGDEGAKNNFCLYKMGCKGPFTFNNCSIVRYNDGTNWPIGVGRGCIGCSEPNFWDKYATERPVAASDIRPPAIGGVESTVDRVGLTILTATAIGIGAHAVMSALAGKKETITSNKEE; this is encoded by the coding sequence ATGGAATTTTTTAGAAGAGATTTTTTAAGAGAGATGTTTATAAAACCAACAAACCTTATAGATACGAATAAAGGGAAAGAGTATTACGATCAACTTTACAAAAAGGCAGAAGAGAGGTTAAACTGGCTTAAATCACAAAAGCCTGTTAGAGAAGATGATATAAAGTTTGATGAATACCTTTCAATGTGGGATATTTCAAGGAGAGACTTTTTTAAATGGGTTTCAATGATGACCGCAACTTTAATGCTCCCACCGTCTTTTGAGCCGTTGGTTGCTCAAGCTGCAGAAGTTATGAATAGAGTCCCTGTTATATGGATAAACATTCAAGACTGTGATGGAAATACAGAAGCTCTTATAAGATCTTCTGCTCCTACAGTTGATGAGCTAATATTAGATTATCTCTCCATAGAATATCAAGAAACACTCATGGCTGCTGCAGGGGATCAAGCAGAAAAGTGTCTTGAAGATGCTGTTAAAACATTCAAGGGTCAGTATTTACTTTTTGTAGAAGGGTCAATTCCAGTAAAAATGGAGTATGCATTTACAACTGGAAGACATCCTGAAACTGGTGTTCAAAGAGTAAGAAGATTAGCTAAAGATGCTAAAGCTGTTATAGCAGTTGGTGCATGTGCATCTTTTGGAGGAGTTCCAGCTGCCTATCCTAATCCTACCGGAGCAGTAGGAGTAATGGATGTTGTTAGTGGTGTTCCTGTTGTAAACATTCCGGCTTGTCCGGCAAATCCAGTGAATATTGTTGGAGTTATTATGCATTACGTTCTTACAGGTTCATTACCTGAACTTGATTCTCTAAAGAGACCTAAATTTGCTTTTGGGTACAGAATTCACGATAACTGTGAAAGAAGGGCTCACTTTGATGCCGGAGAATTTGTTGAAGAATGGGGAGACGAAGGTGCAAAAAATAACTTCTGTTTATATAAGATGGGATGTAAAGGACCATTTACCTTCAACAACTGTTCTATAGTTAGATATAACGATGGAACTAACTGGCCTATAGGTGTTGGTAGAGGTTGTATAGGTTGTTCAGAACCAAACTTCTGGGATAAATATGCTACAGAAAGACCTGTTGCTGCAAGTGATATAAGACCTCCTGCTATTGGTGGGGTTGAATCTACAGTAGATAGAGTAGGGTTAACGATTTTAACAGCTACAGCCATAGGAATAGGTGCTCATGCTGTTATGAGCGCTTTGGCAGGAAAAAAAGAAACAATAACTTCAAACAAGGAGGAGTAA
- the hypA gene encoding hydrogenase maturation nickel metallochaperone HypA, producing MHEFSIVQSLLDLIEENARKNNAKSVSKVVVKIGKMSGVEPHLLEVAFNTFKEKTIAENAEFVIEIQSVICRCNDCNQDFTIEDYNFVCQFCQSFNIDVIDGTDMILKSIELEV from the coding sequence ATGCATGAGTTTTCAATAGTGCAAAGTTTGTTAGACCTTATAGAAGAAAACGCTAGAAAAAATAATGCAAAATCTGTTTCAAAAGTAGTAGTGAAAATAGGAAAAATGTCCGGAGTAGAGCCACATCTTTTAGAGGTGGCTTTCAATACTTTTAAAGAAAAAACTATAGCAGAAAATGCAGAGTTTGTCATTGAAATTCAAAGTGTAATTTGTAGATGTAATGACTGTAATCAGGATTTTACCATTGAAGATTACAACTTTGTCTGTCAATTTTGCCAAAGTTTTAATATAGATGTTATAGACGGAACGGATATGATTTTAAAAAGTATAGAATTGGAAGTCTAA
- the hypE gene encoding hydrogenase expression/formation protein HypE, translated as MKQIMLAHGGGGEETQKLIKELFFKYFNNEILSSMEDSAILNINSKIAFTTDSFTISPIFFNGGDIGKLAVAGTVNDLSVMGAKPLYLSCSFIIEEGFPFEDLERIVKSMAEELKKTGALIVTGDTKVVPKGFVDKIFINTSGLGKVVYEGISAHNLSEEDIIIVSGTVGDHGACIMAQREGIDLQTDLTSDCASVWSLVEDLIKVNVKIKAMRDPTRGGLSAVLNEWAESSSVEIEVLEEKIPVKPQVQGLCELLGLEPYILANEGRIVLAVSKEDTEKTLETLRKNPLGKDAQLIGKVKSKGKKRVILKASYGSSRIMEPPAGEILPRIC; from the coding sequence ATGAAACAAATTATGCTTGCTCACGGTGGAGGCGGAGAAGAAACTCAAAAATTGATAAAAGAACTTTTTTTTAAATATTTTAACAATGAGATTCTTTCAAGTATGGAAGATTCTGCCATTTTAAACATAAATTCAAAAATTGCATTTACAACAGATTCTTTTACCATATCTCCAATATTTTTCAATGGTGGAGATATTGGAAAGTTAGCAGTGGCTGGAACTGTAAACGATCTTTCTGTAATGGGAGCAAAACCATTGTATTTAAGCTGTAGTTTTATTATAGAAGAAGGTTTTCCTTTTGAAGATTTAGAAAGGATAGTAAAATCTATGGCAGAAGAGCTGAAAAAAACAGGTGCTTTAATTGTGACAGGGGACACAAAAGTAGTTCCAAAAGGTTTTGTTGATAAAATTTTTATAAATACATCTGGATTAGGGAAAGTAGTTTACGAAGGAATATCTGCTCATAATTTATCAGAAGAAGATATTATAATTGTATCGGGAACTGTTGGAGATCACGGAGCTTGTATTATGGCTCAAAGAGAAGGTATAGATTTGCAGACAGACCTGACTTCAGACTGTGCTTCCGTATGGAGTTTAGTAGAAGACTTAATAAAAGTAAACGTAAAAATAAAGGCTATGAGAGACCCTACCAGAGGCGGATTGTCTGCTGTTTTAAATGAATGGGCTGAAAGTTCAAGTGTGGAAATAGAAGTCTTGGAAGAGAAAATACCTGTTAAACCACAGGTTCAAGGATTATGTGAACTGCTAGGTTTAGAACCGTATATTTTAGCAAACGAAGGTAGGATAGTATTAGCAGTATCAAAAGAAGATACGGAAAAAACTTTAGAAACATTAAGGAAAAACCCCCTTGGAAAAGATGCGCAACTTATAGGAAAAGTAAAATCCAAAGGGAAGAAAAGAGTTATACTGAAAGCTTCTTATGGATCTTCAAGAATTATGGAGCCACCAGCTGGTGAGATACTTCCGAGGATATGTTAA